Genomic DNA from Thermoanaerobaculia bacterium:
AGCGCGCGCTCTTCGTGCAGGGCTGAGGAGCGATGACCGAGGAGAGGGGGGCAGGGGCACCGGCGCCGACGGGGCTCTGGCAGAAGCTCCGGAACGGACTGGCGCGCACCCAGGCGCGGCTCGCCGAACGCGTCGGGGTGGCTCTCGACCTCAAACCGAAGCTCGACGAGGTCACCCTGACGGACCTCGAAGAGGCGCTGATCGGCGCCGACCTCGGGCTCGGCACGGTGGAGCTGCTGCTCGGACGGCTGCGTGAGCGCGTGCGCCGTGCCGACCTGGGGACGGAGGGCCGCTTGCGCCAGCTGCTCGCGGAAGAGGTCGAGCTCCTGCTGCGGGAGGGCGCCGCCGAGGCGGCCCGCGCCGGAACGGGCGGCGACGAGGTCGGGAATTTCGACGGCCGGCCGGGCCCCCGGCTGACGCTGGTGGTCGGAGTGAACGGCGCCGGCAAGACGACTTCGATCGCCAAGCTCGCGCGGCGCAGCCAGCTGCGCGGCGAGAAGGTCCTGCTGGCGGCCGCGGACACCTTCCGCGCGGCGGCGATCGAACAGCTGGTGATCTGGGGCGAGCGGCTCGGCGTCGAGGTCGTCCGCCAGGCAGCCGGATCCGATCCGGCGGCGGTGGTCTTCGACGCGATCATGGCGGCGCGGGCGCGCCGGGTGGACCACCTCATCGTCGATACCGCCGGGCGGCTCCACAACAAGGAGCACCTGATGAACGAGCTGGCGAAGATCCGGCGCATCGTCGAGCGCGAAGCCGCCGGCTGGCCGATTCGCACGCTGCTCGTTCTCGATGCCACGACCGGACAGAACGCCCTGGTCCAGGCGCGCGAGTTCCTGCGTGTCGCCGCAGTGGACGCCGTGCTGCTCTCCAAGCTCGATGGAACGGCGCGCGGCGGCATGGTCGTTGCCGTGGTGCGGGAGCTCAAGGTTCCGGTGCTCTACCTCGGGGTCGGCGAGGCGCCGGAGGACTTGGTCGATTTCGATCCCCGGGAGTTCGCCACTGCCCTCGTCTCCTGAGCCGCTGCGGCGCGCGCTGGTCCTGGCGGCGCGCGGCCGGACGACGACGGCGCCGAATCCGATGGTCGGCGCGGTGCTCGTCCGCGACGGCAGGGTGGTCGGCGAAGGCTCGCATCGCCGCCCGGGCGAGGCGCATGCCGAGATTCTGGCGCTCGAGGCGGCGGGCGAGCTGGCGCGCGGCGCCACGCTCTACGTCAATCTGGAGCCCTGCAGCCACCACGGCCGCACGCCGCCCTGCGCCGACGCCCTGGTCGCCGCCGGCGTCGCCCGGGTCGTCGCCTGCCATCGAGATCCCGACCCGAGAGTCTCGGGGCGCGGCTTCGATCGTCTGCGCGCGGCTGGCATCGCCGTCGCAGTCGGCGAGTTGGCGGAGCGGGCGATCGAGCTCAACTTCCGATTCCTGGTCAACCGGGTCTTCGGGCGTCCCCAGATCACCCTGAAATGGGCGATGAGCCTCGATGGCAAGATCGCGACTGTGAGCGGCGAGAGCCAGTGGATCTCGGGATCCGCAGCGCGGCGCTGGGCGCTGGCTCTGCGGGAGGAGCACGACGCCATCCTGGTCGGCATCGGCACGGTGCTCGCCGACGATCCGCGCCTCGACCGAAGGCTGGGTCGGGCCGG
This window encodes:
- the ftsY gene encoding signal recognition particle-docking protein FtsY, producing the protein MTEERGAGAPAPTGLWQKLRNGLARTQARLAERVGVALDLKPKLDEVTLTDLEEALIGADLGLGTVELLLGRLRERVRRADLGTEGRLRQLLAEEVELLLREGAAEAARAGTGGDEVGNFDGRPGPRLTLVVGVNGAGKTTSIAKLARRSQLRGEKVLLAAADTFRAAAIEQLVIWGERLGVEVVRQAAGSDPAAVVFDAIMAARARRVDHLIVDTAGRLHNKEHLMNELAKIRRIVEREAAGWPIRTLLVLDATTGQNALVQAREFLRVAAVDAVLLSKLDGTARGGMVVAVVRELKVPVLYLGVGEAPEDLVDFDPREFATALVS
- the ribD gene encoding bifunctional diaminohydroxyphosphoribosylaminopyrimidine deaminase/5-amino-6-(5-phosphoribosylamino)uracil reductase RibD; the encoded protein is MRRALVLAARGRTTTAPNPMVGAVLVRDGRVVGEGSHRRPGEAHAEILALEAAGELARGATLYVNLEPCSHHGRTPPCADALVAAGVARVVACHRDPDPRVSGRGFDRLRAAGIAVAVGELAERAIELNFRFLVNRVFGRPQITLKWAMSLDGKIATVSGESQWISGSAARRWALALREEHDAILVGIGTVLADDPRLDRRLGRAGVPILRVVLDRRLRTPPESRLFTVPGPVVIYSESPSGERASRLREKGAEVVVLPEVSPVTALADLGGRGISSLLVEGGREVATAFFAADLYDRLEVAVAGRLLGGQTAPGPLGGRGVERLAEAPSVDRLKARKCGSDLVLSGFNSKCSLELFANLGL